The Bacteroidota bacterium genome contains a region encoding:
- the folP gene encoding dihydropteroate synthase, whose amino-acid sequence MAGKDTPFLKKSMLRCGAKLLDISTPRVMGILNVTPDSFFDGNKYTVAAKIKARVAVMISEGVDIIDIGGISTRPKSSIISEKDELKRVLPAVELIAANFPETIISIDTFHAGVAQTCIRSGAQLINDISAGNFDKKMLDTVVELGVPYCMMHQQGSFSTMHQSYVYKNLLKEMILYFSEKIRYLHSNGLNDILIDPGFGFSKSVEQNFHLLKNLSLLEILEVPILVGISRKSMINKILKTTPEDALNGSSVLNTLALQNGASILRVHDVKQAKQAIQLYQFYKEQE is encoded by the coding sequence ATGGCTGGTAAAGATACTCCTTTTTTAAAAAAATCAATGCTCCGCTGTGGGGCTAAACTACTGGATATTTCTACACCTCGTGTAATGGGAATATTAAATGTTACACCGGATTCTTTTTTTGATGGAAATAAATATACGGTGGCTGCAAAAATAAAAGCCAGAGTTGCGGTCATGATTTCTGAAGGGGTTGATATTATTGATATTGGAGGCATATCTACCAGACCAAAAAGCAGTATCATTTCTGAAAAAGATGAATTGAAAAGAGTGCTTCCGGCAGTAGAATTAATTGCCGCTAACTTCCCAGAAACAATCATTTCTATTGATACATTTCATGCCGGAGTTGCGCAAACATGTATCCGATCAGGTGCACAACTGATTAATGATATAAGCGCCGGAAATTTTGATAAAAAAATGTTGGACACTGTTGTCGAACTTGGAGTTCCCTATTGTATGATGCATCAACAAGGAAGCTTCTCCACTATGCACCAATCCTACGTGTACAAAAATTTGTTAAAAGAAATGATTCTCTATTTCTCGGAAAAAATCCGCTACCTGCACAGCAATGGATTGAACGATATTTTAATTGACCCCGGATTTGGATTCAGTAAATCTGTAGAACAAAATTTTCATCTACTTAAAAATCTATCTTTGCTCGAAATTTTGGAAGTACCAATATTAGTGGGAATTTCAAGAAAATCGATGATCAATAAAATTCTTAAAACAACACCCGAAGATGCGTTGAACGGTAGTTCAGTGTTAAATACATTGGCATTGCAAAACGGTGCAAGTATTTTACGCGTGCATGATGTAAAACAGGCTAAACAAGCCATTCAGCTCTATCAATTTTATAAGGAACAAGAATGA